Proteins from one Cellulosilyticum lentocellum DSM 5427 genomic window:
- the nifJ gene encoding pyruvate:ferredoxin (flavodoxin) oxidoreductase, with the protein MAKQLMTIDGNTAAAHVAYAFTDVAAIYPITPSSTMAEVVDDWAAQNRKNIFGQKVKVVEMQSEAGAAGTFHGSLQAGALTTTFTASQGLLLMIPNMYKVAGELLPGVFHVSARALAAQALSIFGDHQDVMAARQSGCVMLASGSVQEVADLAPVAHLAAIKGRLPFVHFFDGFRTSHEIQKVEVLEYSDYAALLDQEALADFRSRALSPNHPVTRGTAQNSDIYFQTREASNKFYNNIIPIVEEYMQKINSLTGRNYGLFNYYGAEDAAYVVVAIGSVTETIEETIDALNAQGEKYGLIKVHLFRPFSEKHFLAAMPKTVKKIAVLDRTKEPGSIGEPLYLDVRSAFYDVDNAPEIIGGRYGLGSKDVTPTDIKAVFEHLKVADTKSQFTVGINDDVTFTSIPINDELRISTEGTVRCKFWGLGSDGTVGANKQAVKIIGEHTNKYVQAYFAYDSKKSGGITMSHLRFGNEPIRSTYLIDEADYIACSQQAYVNEYDLLKGLKKGGNFVLNCLWSAEELETKLPAKMKRYIAKNKINFYTIDAVGIAASIGLGKRVNMIMQAAFFKLAHIISEEDAISYLKQSIEKTYGKKGQDVVEMNYKAVEAGFTSLVKIDVPAAWENVADEEVVENNKPDFIKNIVEPINRQEGDHLPVSAFNGYEDGTFPAGTAAYEKRGVGIDVPEWNIDTCIQCNQCSFVCPHACIRPVLVSEDEMKDAPEGFEAKKAVGKGLEGLVFRMQVSTMDCTGCGNCVDICPTKVKSLVMKPLATQVEKEIPNWEFAVSDKVAYKGDLVKGTTVKDSQFKTPLMEFSGACAGCGETPYMKLLTQLFGDRMMIANATGCSSIWGGSAPSTPYTTNHEGKGPAWANSLFEDNAEYGLGMMLAVNQMRDCIAERLREIIALPIDEKAKESINNWLENKENGELSKVYSREIEAILDNDVITLEDAKEALKQVEERRDYLVKRSQWIIGGDGWAYDIGYGGLDHVLASGENINVLVFDTEIYSNTGGQSSKSTPMAAMAKFAAAGKRTRKKDLGRMMMAYGNVYVAQVAMGADKNQLVKAMLEAEAYEGPSIIIAYATCISHGLKAGMGKSISHMGDAVKSGYWHLYRYNPLLEEQGKNPFTLDSKEPTESFRDFIMGQVRYSAIKKQYPEQAEELFEMAEKQAKDRLASYKRLAAQEF; encoded by the coding sequence ATGGCAAAACAATTAATGACAATAGATGGTAATACTGCAGCAGCTCATGTTGCTTATGCTTTTACAGATGTAGCAGCTATTTATCCAATTACACCTTCATCTACTATGGCAGAAGTAGTAGATGATTGGGCGGCACAAAATAGAAAAAATATTTTTGGACAAAAAGTTAAGGTTGTAGAAATGCAATCAGAAGCAGGTGCAGCAGGAACTTTTCATGGTTCACTGCAAGCAGGAGCTTTAACAACTACTTTTACAGCTTCACAAGGACTTCTTCTAATGATTCCAAATATGTATAAAGTAGCAGGTGAACTTTTACCAGGAGTATTTCATGTAAGTGCGCGTGCACTTGCAGCACAAGCCTTATCTATTTTTGGTGACCATCAAGATGTTATGGCAGCCAGACAAAGTGGTTGCGTAATGCTTGCTTCTGGTTCTGTACAAGAAGTAGCAGACCTTGCACCAGTGGCACATCTTGCTGCTATTAAAGGTAGACTTCCTTTTGTTCATTTCTTTGATGGTTTTAGAACATCTCATGAAATTCAAAAAGTAGAAGTATTGGAATATAGCGACTATGCAGCATTACTAGATCAAGAAGCATTAGCTGATTTTAGATCAAGAGCACTTTCACCTAATCATCCGGTAACAAGAGGAACAGCTCAAAATTCAGATATCTATTTCCAAACAAGAGAAGCTTCAAATAAATTTTATAATAATATTATTCCAATTGTAGAAGAATATATGCAAAAAATAAATAGTCTTACAGGAAGAAATTATGGATTATTTAATTATTATGGTGCAGAAGACGCAGCGTATGTAGTAGTTGCAATTGGTTCTGTGACAGAAACAATTGAAGAAACAATTGATGCCCTTAATGCACAAGGAGAAAAATATGGATTAATCAAGGTACATTTATTCCGTCCATTCTCAGAAAAGCATTTCTTAGCAGCAATGCCAAAAACAGTGAAAAAGATAGCTGTTCTTGATCGTACAAAGGAACCAGGTTCAATTGGTGAGCCACTTTACTTAGATGTACGTTCTGCTTTTTATGATGTAGATAATGCACCAGAAATTATTGGTGGACGTTATGGACTAGGTTCGAAAGACGTTACGCCAACTGATATTAAAGCAGTATTTGAGCATTTAAAAGTTGCTGATACAAAGAGCCAATTTACAGTAGGTATTAATGACGATGTTACATTTACTTCTATTCCAATAAATGATGAACTTAGAATTTCAACAGAAGGTACAGTAAGATGTAAGTTCTGGGGACTTGGTTCAGATGGTACTGTAGGTGCTAATAAGCAAGCTGTAAAGATTATTGGTGAACATACTAACAAATACGTACAAGCGTATTTTGCATATGACTCTAAAAAATCTGGTGGAATTACTATGTCACACTTACGATTTGGAAATGAGCCTATTCGTTCAACCTATTTAATTGATGAAGCAGATTACATTGCTTGTTCACAACAAGCTTATGTAAATGAATATGATCTTCTAAAAGGTCTTAAAAAAGGTGGTAACTTTGTACTTAACTGCTTATGGTCAGCAGAAGAACTTGAAACAAAATTACCAGCTAAAATGAAACGTTATATTGCAAAAAATAAAATTAATTTCTATACAATTGATGCTGTAGGTATTGCAGCAAGCATTGGCCTTGGTAAACGTGTTAACATGATTATGCAAGCCGCATTCTTCAAACTTGCTCATATCATTTCAGAAGAAGATGCTATTTCTTACCTTAAACAATCTATAGAGAAAACATATGGTAAAAAAGGACAAGATGTTGTAGAAATGAATTATAAGGCAGTAGAAGCAGGTTTCACATCACTTGTTAAAATTGATGTACCAGCAGCATGGGAAAATGTTGCAGATGAAGAAGTGGTAGAAAATAATAAGCCAGATTTCATTAAAAACATTGTAGAACCTATTAATCGTCAAGAAGGAGATCATCTTCCAGTAAGTGCTTTTAATGGCTATGAAGATGGTACTTTCCCAGCAGGTACTGCTGCTTATGAAAAACGTGGTGTAGGAATTGATGTACCAGAATGGAATATTGATACATGTATTCAATGTAATCAATGTAGTTTTGTGTGTCCACATGCATGTATTCGTCCAGTACTTGTATCAGAAGACGAAATGAAAGATGCACCCGAAGGATTTGAAGCTAAAAAAGCAGTAGGTAAAGGTCTTGAAGGACTTGTATTTAGAATGCAAGTAAGTACTATGGACTGTACAGGATGCGGTAACTGTGTAGATATTTGCCCTACAAAAGTTAAATCTCTCGTTATGAAACCACTTGCTACACAAGTAGAAAAAGAAATTCCAAATTGGGAATTTGCTGTTTCAGATAAAGTGGCTTATAAGGGAGACCTTGTAAAAGGAACAACAGTAAAAGACAGCCAATTTAAAACACCACTTATGGAATTTTCAGGTGCATGTGCAGGTTGTGGTGAAACACCTTATATGAAACTTTTAACACAACTTTTCGGAGATCGCATGATGATTGCAAATGCAACAGGATGTTCATCCATTTGGGGTGGATCTGCACCTAGCACACCTTATACAACAAATCATGAAGGTAAAGGTCCAGCTTGGGCAAATTCACTTTTTGAAGATAATGCTGAATATGGACTTGGTATGATGCTTGCAGTTAACCAAATGAGAGATTGTATTGCAGAGCGCTTAAGAGAAATTATAGCACTTCCAATCGATGAAAAAGCAAAAGAAAGTATTAACAACTGGCTTGAAAACAAAGAAAATGGTGAACTTTCAAAGGTATATAGCCGTGAAATCGAAGCTATTCTTGATAATGATGTGATTACTTTAGAAGATGCAAAAGAAGCACTTAAACAAGTGGAAGAAAGAAGAGATTACCTTGTAAAACGCTCACAATGGATCATTGGTGGTGATGGATGGGCTTATGACATTGGTTATGGTGGGCTAGATCATGTTCTTGCATCAGGTGAGAATATTAATGTCTTGGTATTTGATACAGAAATTTACTCAAATACAGGTGGTCAATCTTCTAAATCTACGCCAATGGCAGCAATGGCGAAATTTGCAGCAGCTGGTAAACGCACACGTAAAAAAGATCTTGGCCGTATGATGATGGCTTATGGTAATGTATATGTAGCACAAGTAGCAATGGGTGCAGATAAAAATCAATTAGTTAAAGCTATGCTTGAAGCTGAAGCTTATGAAGGACCATCTATTATCATTGCTTATGCAACATGTATTAGCCATGGTTTAAAAGCTGGTATGGGTAAATCTATTTCACACATGGGAGATGCTGTTAAATCAGGTTACTGGCATTTATATCGCTATAATCCACTTCTTGAGGAACAGGGTAAAAATCCATTTACCTTGGATTCAAAAGAACCAACAGAAAGCTTCAGAGATTTTATTATGGGACAAGTACGTTATTCAGCAATTAAGAAACAATATCCAGAACAAGCAGAAGAACTATTCGAAATGGCAGAAAAACAAGCAAAAGACCGTTTAGCAAGTTACAAACGTCTTGCAGCTCAAGAATTTTAA
- a CDS encoding HNH endonuclease → MAQLDSEQLKKAFHQEMIALYKRMTKELRYKSPRLMDLINKYGGYEAAVKYITTENNVQDFAVLWENERLDLSVEALITNNRYRQLFMEEIVKYCDRKLEEYSYAPNKIEEEIEEEPITFYEEEPLFTKNGILTTLAEENQEENTGETLESPYMLYSEGIAITQAMWEEVLQNTQLISQKNLDLLLRIYLMGDAVTPEELSKEEGYLATYPYNEVVAAMAKRIKAYLKIEAPISIEGKPLWWHILFVGGVKDNSCFEWSLRSDLRMAIKQMIEEGKFQVEQLTVHTHKSLLDIKEKALKVPEKLEEDNDLSDFDRLFEAIMMPKAKSEPPVTQEDLIQKSKMNTPKEELPQAATPIAIIKEDEKEMEEDKTKQLTKEQIKAECISYYGAVCDICGFDYGYTYGEAYEMAIEVHNIKDESHEEILPNTHPIEDLVPICHNCHHVLHSHQPALTIEKMRQMVKA, encoded by the coding sequence ATGGCACAATTAGACAGTGAACAACTTAAAAAAGCATTTCATCAAGAAATGATTGCACTTTATAAGCGTATGACAAAAGAACTGAGATATAAGTCACCTCGTTTGATGGACCTTATTAATAAATATGGTGGTTATGAAGCAGCAGTCAAATATATTACGACTGAAAATAATGTACAGGATTTTGCGGTACTTTGGGAGAATGAAAGGTTAGACTTAAGTGTAGAAGCACTTATTACCAATAATCGCTATCGTCAGCTGTTTATGGAGGAGATTGTTAAATATTGTGATAGAAAATTAGAGGAATATAGCTATGCACCTAATAAGATTGAAGAAGAAATAGAAGAAGAACCGATAACATTTTATGAAGAAGAGCCATTATTCACTAAGAACGGGATATTGACCACTCTAGCAGAGGAAAATCAGGAGGAAAATACTGGAGAAACCTTAGAGTCACCTTATATGCTTTATTCAGAAGGCATAGCTATTACACAAGCCATGTGGGAAGAGGTACTACAAAATACTCAGTTAATTTCTCAAAAAAATCTAGATTTATTGCTTAGAATCTATTTGATGGGAGATGCTGTGACACCGGAAGAACTTTCAAAAGAAGAAGGCTATTTAGCAACATATCCTTATAATGAGGTAGTAGCTGCTATGGCTAAGCGGATTAAAGCTTATTTAAAAATAGAAGCGCCAATAAGTATAGAGGGTAAACCTTTATGGTGGCATATTTTATTTGTAGGTGGTGTAAAGGATAATAGTTGCTTTGAATGGAGTTTAAGAAGTGATTTAAGAATGGCGATCAAACAAATGATAGAAGAAGGTAAATTTCAAGTAGAGCAGCTAACCGTTCATACACATAAAAGTTTACTAGATATAAAAGAAAAAGCATTGAAAGTGCCAGAGAAACTAGAAGAAGATAATGATTTATCAGATTTTGACCGCTTATTTGAAGCCATTATGATGCCTAAAGCAAAAAGTGAACCGCCGGTAACCCAAGAAGACTTAATACAGAAAAGTAAAATGAATACACCAAAAGAAGAATTACCACAAGCTGCTACACCAATAGCCATCATAAAAGAAGATGAAAAAGAAATGGAAGAGGATAAAACAAAACAGCTTACAAAAGAACAAATCAAAGCAGAATGCATTAGTTATTATGGAGCTGTTTGTGATATTTGTGGTTTTGACTATGGCTATACTTATGGAGAAGCTTATGAAATGGCTATAGAAGTACACAATATTAAAGACGAGTCACATGAAGAGATCTTACCCAATACACATCCAATAGAGGATTTAGTGCCTATTTGTCATAATTGTCATCATGTCCTTCATAGTCATCAACCAGCCTTAACTATTGAAAAAATGAGACAAATGGTTAAAGCATAA
- a CDS encoding insulinase family protein: MQLKIGESMSGFRLIEEQTISEIGGIGRVFEHEKSGVRVVSLKNEDPHQVFTMGFQTLPMDETGAAHIVEHAVCCASKHYPLKETFVALGQGSICTTMNACTYPDMTIYYAASPHEEDLMGVAKVYLDLVFHPLIYEKSDYFKQEGWHYHVEEDGNLSYSGVVYHEMEGEYAEAITHLENQKQKALFPDTPYRYDSGGLPEAIPNLTEEAFLAFHQKYYQGSNCIIILYGDGNLKDQLHYLNENGLQQVPKGDYKAILPCQEPFKALQRRTAYYPVEVEEEAETLICLSFVIGDSSDQALRLSFEVLEHMLLRSAASPLLKTLVIEEELGVSLSDGGYDTSRKQPVFTITLKGCEEEAGKQFESSVFRVLRTLVKEGIPKDLIEASLQTLAFELKEVDASYEPIGIQYSEMVLSSCFYGQGTFEPLYYEKAFEKLNELRHEGYFETLIEKYLLNNPHSLCMTLIPSEALGRANEEQKIKILEVAKAAMTKAQFRKLIQDNKRLKNEQLIENTKEGLGLLPHLTKRQMPKLLKVPKLEQLTLEGCEVLIEEADTKDIAYIHFLFNARGVPQEDLPYLGILAHLFTYVGTETKDYVAIENTINTHTGGIHSAIHAYHLFNEDGYSPIFKVSCKVLTEALGAFEALMTDLFLNTTFKEKAKIKEALGHMVYEMERSYIGAPEYRSMQRLYTYFSEEGSYEDQVSGLAFYHFIKPLYEHFEEQFEQLSKALKSVLEKVIRKSNVRLAITIGKHQKQKVLYTIRSLITHLPGEKGVDYTYTFKVQETKEAFCVGQEVQAIAAGFDFKKQGYRYDGSLEVISNILENTYLWDRVRLQGGAYGCEIFLSEEGYLAISSYCDPHLKKTLEVYQGIGMYLEQLEIEPDLLERYIVSTLGTMLAPISMERRSERLCHYLITHTGPKERQQIYDEILNTTPESLQKASQLFKAMSSHNHYCVIGNKETITKCKNIFEVIHFTI, from the coding sequence ATGCAATTAAAAATAGGAGAAAGCATGAGTGGCTTTCGTTTAATAGAAGAACAAACAATTTCAGAAATAGGAGGAATAGGTAGGGTATTTGAGCATGAAAAAAGTGGGGTTCGTGTTGTTAGCTTAAAGAACGAAGACCCTCATCAAGTATTTACAATGGGTTTTCAAACTTTACCGATGGATGAGACGGGAGCCGCACATATTGTAGAACATGCTGTCTGTTGTGCTTCAAAACATTACCCGTTAAAAGAAACTTTTGTAGCTTTAGGACAAGGCTCTATTTGCACAACTATGAATGCGTGTACGTATCCTGATATGACCATTTATTATGCAGCAAGTCCTCATGAAGAAGATTTAATGGGAGTTGCTAAAGTCTATCTAGATTTAGTATTTCATCCGCTTATTTATGAGAAAAGTGATTACTTTAAGCAAGAAGGCTGGCATTATCATGTAGAAGAAGATGGCAATTTAAGCTATAGCGGTGTAGTTTACCATGAAATGGAAGGAGAATATGCTGAGGCTATTACCCATTTAGAGAACCAAAAACAAAAGGCTTTATTTCCAGATACACCTTATCGATATGATTCAGGAGGATTACCAGAAGCTATTCCCAATTTAACAGAAGAAGCTTTTTTAGCTTTTCATCAAAAATATTATCAGGGAAGTAATTGTATCATTATCCTCTATGGAGATGGTAATCTCAAGGATCAACTTCACTATTTAAATGAAAATGGTTTACAACAAGTACCCAAAGGAGATTATAAAGCCATACTACCTTGTCAGGAGCCTTTTAAAGCTTTACAACGACGTACTGCTTATTATCCAGTTGAAGTAGAGGAAGAAGCAGAGACTTTAATCTGCTTGAGTTTTGTTATAGGAGATTCTAGTGATCAGGCTCTTCGTTTAAGCTTTGAAGTTTTAGAACATATGTTACTTAGAAGTGCAGCTTCTCCTCTTTTAAAAACCTTAGTGATAGAGGAAGAGTTGGGTGTTAGTTTAAGTGACGGTGGTTATGATACTTCTAGAAAGCAACCTGTCTTTACGATTACATTAAAGGGTTGTGAAGAAGAAGCAGGAAAGCAGTTTGAAAGCAGTGTATTTCGAGTGCTTCGCACATTAGTCAAAGAAGGCATTCCTAAAGATTTAATAGAAGCAAGTTTACAAACATTAGCTTTTGAGTTAAAAGAAGTAGATGCTAGCTATGAACCTATAGGAATTCAATATAGTGAAATGGTATTAAGCAGTTGCTTTTATGGACAAGGGACTTTTGAACCTTTATATTATGAAAAAGCTTTTGAAAAACTCAACGAGTTGAGGCATGAGGGCTATTTTGAAACTTTGATTGAAAAGTATCTCTTAAATAATCCTCATAGTCTTTGTATGACATTGATCCCTAGTGAAGCCTTAGGGAGAGCTAATGAAGAACAAAAGATAAAAATACTTGAAGTAGCAAAGGCAGCTATGACAAAGGCACAGTTTCGAAAACTTATTCAAGATAACAAACGTCTTAAAAATGAGCAGTTAATAGAAAATACTAAGGAGGGCTTAGGTCTTTTACCTCATTTGACAAAAAGACAGATGCCAAAGCTTTTAAAAGTACCCAAATTAGAGCAATTAACTCTAGAAGGTTGCGAGGTGTTAATAGAAGAAGCAGACACCAAGGATATTGCATATATTCACTTTCTTTTTAATGCTAGAGGTGTTCCGCAAGAAGATTTACCTTACTTAGGCATTTTAGCTCACTTATTTACTTATGTGGGAACCGAAACAAAGGATTACGTGGCAATTGAAAATACGATCAATACTCATACTGGGGGCATACATAGTGCTATTCATGCGTATCATTTATTCAATGAAGATGGCTATAGTCCAATTTTTAAAGTAAGCTGCAAGGTATTAACAGAAGCACTAGGTGCATTTGAAGCCTTAATGACAGATTTGTTTTTGAATACCACCTTTAAAGAAAAAGCTAAAATAAAAGAAGCATTAGGTCATATGGTGTATGAAATGGAAAGAAGCTATATAGGGGCACCAGAATACCGTAGTATGCAGAGGCTTTATACGTATTTTTCAGAAGAAGGAAGCTATGAAGACCAGGTATCTGGTTTGGCTTTTTATCATTTTATCAAGCCACTTTACGAGCATTTTGAGGAACAGTTTGAACAATTGAGTAAAGCTTTAAAATCAGTACTTGAAAAGGTTATTAGAAAATCTAATGTGCGCCTTGCTATAACAATAGGGAAGCATCAAAAGCAAAAGGTTCTTTATACTATAAGATCACTTATAACCCATTTGCCTGGAGAAAAGGGAGTAGACTATACGTATACCTTTAAGGTGCAGGAGACTAAAGAAGCATTTTGTGTAGGACAAGAAGTGCAAGCTATTGCAGCGGGGTTTGACTTTAAGAAGCAAGGTTATCGGTATGATGGCAGTTTAGAGGTGATTTCTAATATTTTAGAGAATACGTATTTATGGGATCGGGTACGTTTACAAGGCGGTGCATACGGCTGTGAAATATTTTTAAGTGAGGAGGGTTATCTAGCAATTTCTTCATACTGTGACCCCCATTTAAAAAAGACCTTAGAGGTTTATCAAGGTATTGGAATGTATTTAGAACAGCTTGAAATAGAACCAGATTTGCTAGAACGTTATATAGTGAGCACTCTAGGAACAATGTTAGCACCTATTAGTATGGAGAGAAGAAGCGAGAGGCTTTGCCACTATCTTATAACTCATACGGGCCCGAAAGAGCGTCAGCAAATTTATGATGAAATATTAAATACAACACCTGAAAGTTTACAAAAAGCAAGTCAATTATTTAAAGCTATGAGTAGTCACAATCATTATTGTGTAATAGGTAACAAAGAAACAATCACCAAATGTAAAAATATATTTGAGGTTATACATTTTACGATTTAG
- a CDS encoding L,D-transpeptidase, with protein MKRVKSISLTVIFILSSVFLLGSKPISCQRRYETVLIGVVEEAERYLIIEQHLYPIVKVRHDDYIPLSYLQQAGISIKEIEGITYLQETKERGTYKLALNLKDALAYMNDTPVYCGNIRSYALKTREELLIPVAALKGLWMIKPHEGAYEASKKINLSDDNLIEMTETTIKNSSNHVMRISWVSLFWNGKAFIELPKREVLFEPGESRLLEEPNGKGLTYVTTLLTCVNEELLDIADTFGQKDTSFFMHYTAVVRSEALNQLFPRYTIRAMMKYTIGSLEAKSRIELWRAEKRNYFVVKDKKGKKFQVPYNSIHIDGDWGTLSSKPSAADIEDFVTLNQLESKTSYLLWTDIYRQRTHVLKKQEGIWHLEKTFVCSTGKNINPTPQGLYEVQYTIPFIGMDKGYRCKNALVFYRDYMFHSILFDKTGKYIKSGQYELGQKASHGCIRLSEEDSAWLYQHIPVGSTVWIR; from the coding sequence ATGAAAAGAGTAAAATCAATCAGTTTAACAGTAATCTTCATTTTAAGCAGTGTTTTTTTATTAGGGAGTAAACCTATAAGTTGTCAGAGGCGTTACGAAACCGTTTTAATAGGGGTTGTAGAAGAAGCAGAACGTTATCTTATTATAGAACAGCACCTTTATCCTATTGTTAAGGTACGTCACGATGACTATATTCCATTAAGCTATCTGCAGCAGGCCGGTATAAGCATTAAGGAAATAGAAGGTATTACTTACTTACAAGAAACTAAAGAAAGAGGGACATATAAGCTTGCCTTAAATTTAAAAGATGCTCTAGCTTATATGAATGACACTCCAGTTTACTGTGGTAATATAAGGAGCTATGCCCTTAAAACAAGAGAAGAACTACTTATTCCAGTAGCAGCTTTAAAAGGACTTTGGATGATTAAGCCTCATGAAGGTGCTTATGAAGCAAGTAAAAAAATCAATTTAAGTGATGATAACCTTATTGAAATGACAGAAACAACTATTAAAAATAGCAGTAATCATGTCATGCGTATTTCTTGGGTGAGTTTATTTTGGAATGGTAAGGCTTTTATAGAACTACCAAAAAGGGAAGTGCTCTTTGAGCCTGGAGAAAGTAGATTATTAGAAGAACCAAATGGAAAAGGGCTTACTTATGTGACGACTTTATTGACCTGTGTTAATGAAGAGCTATTAGATATAGCAGATACTTTTGGTCAAAAGGATACTTCTTTTTTTATGCATTATACAGCAGTTGTTAGAAGCGAAGCTTTAAATCAACTTTTTCCTAGGTATACCATCAGAGCAATGATGAAATACACAATAGGTAGTTTAGAAGCAAAGTCTCGTATAGAATTATGGCGAGCAGAAAAAAGAAACTATTTTGTGGTCAAGGATAAAAAAGGTAAGAAGTTTCAAGTACCTTATAATAGTATTCATATTGATGGAGACTGGGGAACTTTAAGCTCTAAGCCAAGTGCGGCTGATATAGAAGATTTTGTAACATTAAATCAGTTAGAAAGTAAGACATCTTATTTATTATGGACGGATATCTATCGTCAGCGTACGCATGTCTTAAAGAAGCAAGAAGGAATATGGCATTTAGAGAAAACTTTTGTTTGCTCCACCGGTAAAAATATTAATCCAACGCCACAGGGCCTTTATGAAGTACAATATACAATTCCCTTTATTGGAATGGATAAAGGCTACCGTTGTAAAAATGCTTTGGTTTTTTATAGAGATTATATGTTTCACTCAATTTTGTTTGATAAAACTGGGAAATATATTAAAAGTGGACAATATGAGTTAGGCCAGAAGGCTTCTCATGGTTGTATTCGTTTATCAGAAGAAGATAGTGCATGGCTTTATCAGCATATTCCGGTAGGGAGTACCGTATGGATTCGCTAG
- a CDS encoding aminotransferase class I/II-fold pyridoxal phosphate-dependent enzyme, protein MIADKMQQLSSAIFSELNEQKKALMKAGRSMIDFSIGTPDSPPSDRVMKLLSEATGDPLNYRYAISDTQELIDAVCHWYHQRYQVTLETDEVISLLGSQSGFTELALCLINPGDIVLVPSPSYPIFTIGPHLAGALLHKMPLLKENDYLIDFEAIPKDVAIAAKLMIVSYPNNPTAATANPEFYKALVAFAKRYNIMVLHDNAYSELLFDGQRGESFLSIPGAKEVGIEFNSLSKTYSIPGCRTAFAVGNKEMVSALKTLKSHVDYGMFLPFQKVAVSLLTGPQDEVKFIHDLYETRGQFLIQGLKEIGWNIPLPKGSMFVWAPIPRHYTSSMNFTQDLMHQAGVVVVPGISFGEEGEGYVRIALVQNEEAMAKAIKQIQASGILNT, encoded by the coding sequence ATGATTGCAGACAAAATGCAGCAGCTTTCCTCCGCTATTTTTTCGGAGCTTAATGAGCAAAAAAAAGCCCTTATGAAGGCAGGGCGTTCAATGATTGATTTTAGTATCGGCACACCTGATTCACCTCCCTCAGACCGTGTCATGAAACTTCTTTCTGAGGCGACTGGAGATCCTCTTAACTACCGTTATGCTATTTCTGATACTCAAGAGCTTATTGATGCCGTGTGTCATTGGTATCATCAGCGCTATCAAGTTACTTTGGAAACAGATGAAGTCATTTCTTTATTAGGTTCTCAAAGCGGCTTTACTGAACTAGCTCTTTGTTTAATTAATCCTGGTGACATCGTCCTCGTGCCTAGTCCAAGTTATCCGATTTTTACAATTGGCCCTCATTTAGCAGGTGCGCTCTTACATAAAATGCCACTTTTAAAAGAAAACGATTATCTTATTGACTTCGAGGCTATTCCAAAGGATGTAGCCATAGCTGCTAAACTGATGATTGTTTCATATCCTAATAACCCTACAGCAGCTACAGCTAACCCTGAATTTTATAAAGCATTAGTTGCTTTTGCTAAACGCTATAACATTATGGTTCTTCATGATAATGCCTATAGTGAACTTTTATTTGATGGTCAAAGAGGTGAAAGCTTTCTTAGTATCCCTGGTGCTAAAGAGGTGGGTATCGAATTTAATTCGCTTTCTAAAACCTATAGTATTCCAGGCTGTCGCACAGCTTTTGCTGTAGGTAACAAAGAAATGGTCAGTGCTTTAAAAACACTTAAATCACATGTTGACTACGGCATGTTTTTACCTTTCCAAAAAGTTGCTGTCTCTCTTTTAACAGGACCTCAAGATGAAGTCAAATTCATTCATGATTTATATGAAACAAGAGGCCAGTTTTTAATCCAAGGTTTAAAAGAAATCGGTTGGAATATCCCTTTACCTAAAGGTAGTATGTTTGTATGGGCCCCCATTCCTAGACATTATACTTCTTCTATGAACTTTACACAGGATTTAATGCATCAAGCCGGTGTAGTTGTTGTCCCTGGCATTAGCTTTGGCGAAGAAGGTGAAGGCTATGTGCGCATTGCCTTAGTTCAAAATGAAGAAGCTATGGCCAAAGCTATTAAGCAAATACAAGCAAGCGGTATTTTAAATACCTAG